The proteins below are encoded in one region of Mycobacterium pseudokansasii:
- a CDS encoding ATP-binding protein: MNTTTTAALPADVETLMRGLRLPHARAIAADVLATARAQRWDPTEVIKALLAEESAGRARSMLASRRKAAGFPTGKTFDAWDPAASSIPLPTQHALQTLEWVGRRENLVVCGPAGTGKTFFLEALGQKVIEAGMPVAWFTLEQIGVLVRAHRADDSLGKAVAKIVRAELVVIDDVGLLPVGADAAEGLYRIVEAAYERRSVAISSNLHPSGFDELMPKTLATATVDRLLHHAHLCQTSGDSVRLAQALHGKGVKPLT; this comes from the coding sequence ATGAACACCACCACCACCGCGGCGCTGCCCGCCGACGTCGAAACCTTGATGCGTGGGCTGCGGTTGCCGCACGCCCGGGCGATCGCCGCCGACGTGCTGGCCACCGCCCGCGCGCAACGCTGGGATCCCACCGAAGTCATCAAAGCACTGTTGGCCGAAGAATCCGCCGGCCGCGCCCGCTCCATGCTGGCCTCCCGCCGCAAAGCCGCCGGCTTCCCCACTGGGAAGACCTTCGACGCGTGGGACCCGGCCGCATCCTCGATCCCGCTGCCTACCCAACACGCGCTACAGACCCTGGAATGGGTGGGTCGTCGTGAAAATCTGGTGGTCTGCGGGCCCGCCGGCACCGGTAAGACGTTCTTCCTCGAAGCCCTGGGGCAGAAAGTCATTGAGGCCGGTATGCCGGTGGCGTGGTTCACCCTCGAGCAGATCGGGGTGCTCGTGCGGGCGCACCGCGCTGACGATTCCCTCGGAAAGGCCGTGGCCAAGATCGTGCGCGCTGAGCTCGTCGTCATTGATGACGTCGGGCTACTCCCGGTCGGCGCGGATGCCGCAGAAGGGCTTTACCGCATTGTCGAAGCAGCCTATGAGCGCAGGTCGGTGGCGATCTCGTCCAATCTGCACCCGAGCGGCTTCGACGAGCTGATGCCCAAAACATTGGCCACCGCGACCGTCGACCGACTCCTGCACCATGCGCACCTGTGCCAAACCAGCGGAGACTCCGTGCGCCTGGCCCAAGCCCTGCACGGGAAAGGAGTCAAACCCCTGACCTGA
- the istA gene encoding IS21 family transposase, producing the protein MKSDGELMEILNAYDLTGSYRAAAELCGCSHHTVKKAVDDRDAGLPPAVRRARMIDDWRDVLEGWVCDSKGKIRGDKAHEKLVALGYTGTDRTTRRALAEVKSQWRLGNTRVHRPWITEPGLWLQYDFADGPMVAGRRIVLLVAWLAWSRYRVVIALRDRTAPSVFAGLDRIFRIVGGAPTYLLTDNEKTVTTGHIAGVPVRNRLAVTFGRYYGISVLTCEPADPASKGGVENAVKLAKADIVPTDTNLLPEYDSFADVETACAQFVTDINARVHRTTGRRPVEMLSQERPALHAVPDLPHTAALGVTRRVPDNTPMVTFEHCQYSLPATLLGHTVWIRHHDHTGEVVICALDDAGPVEVARHHRATPGSPAINDSHFPGHRDRIPGDYRVRARTVSEQTFLALGPGAAVWLKEAAAVGTERILQKMAHAVELSALAGRADVDWALGHAAVHGRFATGDLDSILAAKGLDLTRRGAGEDTSLAQGTSGWNLFGANIIDAPEAGIA; encoded by the coding sequence TTGAAGTCTGACGGAGAACTCATGGAAATACTCAATGCCTACGACCTGACCGGCTCCTACCGCGCCGCTGCAGAGCTGTGCGGGTGCTCGCACCACACCGTGAAGAAAGCGGTCGACGACCGCGACGCTGGTCTGCCGCCGGCGGTTCGGCGAGCCCGGATGATCGATGATTGGCGCGACGTCCTGGAGGGCTGGGTCTGTGATTCGAAGGGAAAGATCCGCGGCGACAAAGCCCACGAAAAGTTGGTGGCGTTGGGATATACCGGCACTGACCGCACGACCCGACGTGCGTTGGCTGAAGTCAAATCGCAATGGCGACTGGGCAATACGCGGGTGCACCGGCCCTGGATCACCGAGCCCGGACTGTGGCTGCAGTACGACTTTGCCGACGGCCCGATGGTGGCCGGCCGGCGGATCGTGCTGTTGGTGGCGTGGTTGGCGTGGAGCCGATACCGGGTGGTGATCGCGTTGCGGGACCGCACCGCGCCCAGTGTCTTCGCCGGACTGGACCGAATCTTTCGGATCGTGGGCGGTGCGCCGACCTACCTGCTGACCGACAACGAGAAAACCGTCACCACCGGACACATCGCTGGGGTCCCGGTCCGCAACCGCCTGGCGGTGACCTTCGGGCGCTACTACGGCATCTCGGTATTGACTTGTGAACCCGCCGACCCGGCGTCCAAAGGTGGCGTGGAGAACGCGGTGAAACTCGCCAAAGCCGACATCGTGCCCACCGATACCAACCTGCTACCCGAGTACGACAGTTTCGCCGACGTCGAAACAGCATGCGCGCAGTTCGTCACCGACATCAATGCCCGCGTGCACCGCACCACCGGCCGTCGACCAGTCGAGATGCTCAGCCAGGAACGCCCCGCCCTGCACGCGGTACCCGACCTACCCCACACCGCCGCTCTCGGAGTGACCCGCCGAGTCCCCGACAACACCCCCATGGTCACCTTCGAACACTGCCAATACTCGCTACCGGCAACACTATTGGGGCACACCGTGTGGATCCGACACCACGACCACACCGGCGAGGTCGTCATCTGTGCTCTCGATGACGCAGGCCCGGTGGAGGTGGCGCGACACCACCGCGCCACCCCGGGCAGCCCCGCCATCAACGACAGTCACTTCCCCGGGCACCGCGACAGGATTCCCGGCGATTACCGCGTCCGGGCCCGCACCGTCTCCGAGCAGACATTCTTGGCGCTGGGTCCCGGTGCGGCGGTGTGGCTCAAAGAAGCGGCCGCCGTCGGCACCGAACGCATCCTGCAGAAAATGGCCCACGCCGTCGAACTCTCCGCGTTGGCCGGTCGCGCGGATGTCGACTGGGCCTTGGGTCATGCGGCCGTGCATGGCCGCTTCGCCACCGGCGACTTGGATTCCATCCTTGCCGCCAAGGGCCTAGACCTGACCCGTCGCGGCGCCGGTGAGGACACCTCACTGGCGCAAGGCACCAGCGGGTGGAACCTGTTCGGCGCCAACATCATCGATGCCCCTGAGGCAGGTATCGCATGA
- a CDS encoding fructosamine kinase family protein: MTEFVKRHAGAPAGYFAWEAAGLQWLSSVDGGVPCATVVSVDATSLTLRRLDSVTPSPEAAYTFGSRLAVTHDAGAPAFGAGPDGWDGPGFFGPLSQLLPMSLRRHQRWGEFYAEERLAPMADLAAARLDASTRGLIDGVVRRCRAGDFDDDDQPARLHGDLWSGNLVWTPTGAVLIDPAAHAGHRETDLAMLALFGCPHYDAILAGYQRVRSLKPGWRNRIGLHQLFPLLAHVVLFGGGYARQTHAAARAALAP, translated from the coding sequence GTGACCGAGTTCGTCAAGCGCCATGCTGGCGCGCCCGCCGGCTACTTCGCCTGGGAAGCCGCAGGGCTGCAATGGCTTTCAAGTGTCGACGGCGGCGTGCCGTGCGCCACGGTCGTATCAGTCGACGCAACGAGCCTGACCCTGCGGCGGCTTGATTCGGTGACACCGAGCCCTGAAGCGGCATACACGTTCGGCAGCCGGCTTGCCGTCACCCACGACGCGGGTGCACCGGCGTTCGGCGCAGGGCCCGACGGGTGGGACGGACCGGGGTTCTTTGGGCCGTTGTCGCAGCTGTTGCCGATGTCGCTACGGCGGCACCAACGCTGGGGCGAATTCTATGCCGAGGAGCGGCTGGCCCCGATGGCCGATCTGGCAGCCGCGCGCCTGGACGCGTCGACCCGGGGCCTGATCGACGGTGTCGTCAGGCGTTGCCGTGCAGGTGATTTCGACGACGACGACCAGCCCGCTCGGCTGCACGGGGATTTGTGGAGCGGCAATCTCGTGTGGACGCCCACCGGGGCGGTGCTGATCGACCCGGCAGCGCACGCCGGCCACCGCGAGACCGATCTGGCGATGCTGGCGCTGTTCGGCTGCCCGCACTACGACGCTATTCTTGCCGGATACCAACGGGTGCGATCGCTGAAACCCGGGTGGCGCAACCGAATCGGGCTACACCAGCTCTTCCCGCTACTGGCGCACGTTGTCCTGTTCGGCGGCGGGTACGCACGACAGACGCATGCCGCCGCCCGCGCCGCGTTGGCCCCCTGA
- a CDS encoding type II toxin-antitoxin system Phd/YefM family antitoxin: MGTTISQRELRNDSGAIMRRVEGGERFTVTRNGIPVADLVPHDRAAADRRRRFVPVAEVAAGLRRLPDWDVERFAAELRRLDATVDDSDAEPWGSTR, translated from the coding sequence ATGGGGACCACGATCAGTCAGCGGGAACTCCGAAACGACAGCGGGGCGATTATGCGCCGCGTCGAGGGAGGAGAGCGCTTCACGGTCACCAGGAATGGAATCCCGGTGGCTGACCTGGTGCCCCATGACCGGGCCGCGGCAGATCGACGCCGACGATTCGTGCCGGTGGCAGAGGTCGCAGCCGGCCTCAGGCGGCTTCCGGACTGGGACGTTGAACGCTTCGCCGCCGAACTACGTCGGCTCGACGCCACGGTGGACGACAGCGACGCCGAGCCCTGGGGCAGCACCCGGTGA
- a CDS encoding TetR/AcrR family transcriptional regulator, with the protein MQNPRATNDDLTAKARIRNAALDLYAQYGEDRVSLRAIAAEAGVTLGLVQHHFKTKAGLRQAVDELVADYFWQAVAEVDNQAGPAEAATARREAVQRMLAENPPVLNYIRREAFELEKNERIPLLDVLIDNVRREVAELRASGVASTGRHESKQAIAVLVRLMGELFLQPLVDAAWQRLPHSDDDPTPRVSVTIKDY; encoded by the coding sequence GTGCAGAACCCCCGGGCGACAAACGATGACCTGACCGCCAAGGCCAGGATCCGAAACGCGGCGTTGGATCTGTACGCGCAGTACGGCGAGGACCGGGTGTCGCTGCGCGCGATCGCGGCCGAGGCCGGGGTGACGCTGGGACTGGTCCAGCATCACTTCAAGACCAAGGCCGGGCTTCGCCAGGCCGTCGATGAGCTCGTCGCGGACTATTTCTGGCAAGCGGTCGCCGAAGTAGACAATCAGGCCGGCCCCGCGGAGGCGGCAACCGCTCGGCGGGAGGCGGTCCAGCGCATGCTGGCCGAAAACCCCCCGGTGCTCAATTACATCCGCCGTGAGGCGTTCGAATTAGAGAAGAATGAGCGGATACCGCTGCTCGACGTCTTGATCGATAACGTCCGTCGTGAGGTCGCGGAACTGCGTGCAAGCGGAGTGGCCTCCACCGGACGTCACGAATCAAAGCAGGCGATCGCCGTGCTGGTGCGGCTCATGGGCGAGCTGTTTCTGCAGCCGTTGGTCGATGCAGCATGGCAGCGGCTCCCCCACAGTGATGACGACCCGACGCCGCGAGTGTCCGTGACAATCAAGGATTACTGA
- a CDS encoding SDR family NAD(P)-dependent oxidoreductase — MSARTIVITGASDGIGAAAARRLSHNDENVVVVGRSRSKTTAVAAELGADYFVADFADLWQVRALADKIRSQYPRIDVLVNNAGGMTNKPYLTADGYEITYQVNYLAPFLLTTQLLDLLVESRASVINTSSGAHKWVRNIAIADFENTLRRRPIVAYAISKLANILFTRELHRRYHPDGLSVAAVHPGVVATNFSRASGSQVFALLEKLSLPRLFATAEQGAAPLAWLASSTPGIDWQPGEYYAKSEIAKASRTACDRHLASDLWDRTLATIGHL; from the coding sequence GTGTCAGCAAGGACGATCGTCATTACCGGTGCCAGCGACGGCATTGGCGCTGCGGCGGCACGCCGGCTAAGTCACAACGACGAAAACGTCGTCGTTGTTGGCCGGAGCCGAAGCAAGACTACCGCGGTGGCCGCGGAATTAGGCGCGGACTATTTCGTGGCAGACTTCGCTGATCTTTGGCAGGTTCGAGCCCTGGCAGACAAAATTCGTTCGCAGTACCCGCGTATCGACGTACTGGTCAACAATGCGGGTGGAATGACCAACAAACCCTACCTGACGGCTGACGGCTACGAGATAACTTATCAGGTCAACTACTTGGCGCCATTTCTACTCACTACGCAGCTTTTGGATTTATTGGTCGAGTCCCGGGCCAGTGTAATCAATACGTCCAGCGGGGCGCATAAATGGGTTCGTAATATCGCCATTGCCGACTTCGAGAACACCCTGCGGCGCCGTCCCATCGTCGCCTATGCCATCTCGAAGCTGGCAAACATCTTGTTCACCAGGGAATTACATCGACGCTACCATCCTGACGGGCTCTCGGTTGCAGCGGTACACCCTGGTGTGGTCGCCACCAATTTCAGCCGGGCTTCGGGTTCACAGGTTTTTGCGCTCTTGGAAAAGCTGTCGCTTCCCCGACTGTTTGCGACCGCAGAGCAGGGAGCCGCGCCGCTGGCCTGGCTCGCGTCAAGTACACCCGGAATCGATTGGCAGCCAGGCGAATATTACGCGAAGAGCGAGATCGCGAAAGCCAGCCGCACGGCCTGTGACCGGCACCTTGCCAGCGACTTGTGGGATCGGACTCTGGCAACGATAGGCCACCTATAA
- a CDS encoding HAD hydrolase-like protein has product MRLHEHPQRIKGESAMRLSGFQALSFDCYGTLIDWEKGISAVLGPWARSHRRDVDDERLLTIYGQHETRFEVQNPTAPYPDVVARTMMAVGQDLGVPVNRAEAAQLAASVPDWPAFPDSQVALASLAEHYELIVLSNVDRVSFAGSNQRLGVSFTDIITAEDVGSYKPSARNFEALLACAARRGIGSDKVLHVAQSLFHDHVPAKAAGLATVWINRRHDRPGWGATPAPDTSVRPDWEFPSMLAFAEACFQDRGAR; this is encoded by the coding sequence GTGAGACTGCACGAACATCCGCAACGGATCAAGGGGGAAAGTGCAATGAGGTTGTCCGGCTTTCAGGCGTTGAGCTTCGACTGCTATGGAACGCTTATCGACTGGGAGAAGGGCATCTCCGCCGTGCTGGGGCCATGGGCGCGCAGCCATCGTAGAGACGTCGACGACGAACGATTGCTGACCATATACGGCCAGCACGAGACGCGGTTCGAGGTGCAGAATCCAACCGCCCCGTACCCCGACGTCGTGGCGCGAACCATGATGGCGGTCGGGCAAGATCTCGGCGTGCCGGTAAACCGGGCAGAGGCGGCGCAACTGGCGGCGTCGGTGCCCGACTGGCCGGCATTCCCCGACTCCCAGGTGGCGCTGGCATCGTTGGCCGAACACTACGAGTTGATCGTCTTATCCAACGTTGACCGCGTGTCCTTTGCGGGCAGCAATCAGCGCCTCGGTGTGTCGTTCACCGACATCATCACCGCAGAAGATGTCGGCTCATACAAACCGTCGGCGCGGAACTTCGAAGCGCTGCTCGCCTGCGCCGCTCGACGCGGCATCGGCAGCGACAAGGTGCTACACGTTGCGCAGAGCCTGTTCCATGACCATGTTCCGGCTAAAGCCGCCGGGCTGGCAACAGTCTGGATCAACCGCCGCCACGACCGGCCCGGTTGGGGCGCCACCCCCGCCCCCGACACCTCGGTCAGGCCGGACTGGGAGTTCCCGTCGATGCTGGCCTTTGCCGAAGCCTGTTTCCAAGATCGTGGTGCCCGCTGA
- a CDS encoding type II toxin-antitoxin system VapC family toxin — translation MITVHERVLLDTSVVIDYPADAVAAHADAAAVSTITLAELSYGLHTEDPLLSAAREQRYHWIADTFEPIPFDAGAARIYGALCANVRAVGRDPKPRRFDILIAAVAVALGIPLMTRNENDFRGIHSALRIITV, via the coding sequence GTGATCACGGTTCATGAACGCGTGCTGCTGGATACGTCCGTGGTGATCGACTATCCGGCCGACGCGGTAGCTGCTCATGCTGATGCGGCCGCGGTCAGCACAATCACACTTGCCGAACTGTCGTATGGCCTGCATACCGAGGATCCGCTGCTTAGCGCCGCGCGCGAGCAGCGATACCACTGGATCGCCGATACATTCGAGCCAATACCGTTCGACGCGGGTGCCGCACGCATCTACGGGGCTTTGTGCGCGAATGTTCGTGCGGTCGGCCGAGATCCGAAGCCGCGCCGATTCGACATACTGATCGCCGCGGTCGCCGTCGCTCTCGGGATTCCGCTAATGACCCGCAACGAGAACGACTTCCGGGGCATTCACAGCGCCCTGCGCATCATCACCGTGTAA
- a CDS encoding nitroreductase family protein yields MPLEEAMRTQRAIRRLKSDPVDDSLVLHLLELAMKAPTGSNAQNWEFIVVKDREIVAKLGRLNRRAMNLVSPMYKRSFERRGDEKMLRLQKAVQWQADHFEEIPVVVVACLRGVIPPWPTVATSSAYGSIFPAVQNLLLAARAAGLGAALITVPLWSTLLARRALGLPWNVTPCAVIPLGWPIGKYGPTTRRPVGEVVSLDRYGNRAFR; encoded by the coding sequence ATGCCACTCGAAGAGGCGATGCGCACTCAGCGTGCCATCCGTCGGCTCAAGAGCGATCCGGTCGATGACAGCCTCGTGCTCCATCTACTCGAGCTGGCGATGAAGGCGCCAACCGGTTCCAACGCGCAGAATTGGGAGTTCATCGTGGTCAAGGATCGCGAAATAGTCGCAAAGCTGGGCCGTTTGAACCGCAGAGCCATGAACCTCGTCAGTCCGATGTACAAGCGTTCCTTCGAACGCCGCGGTGACGAGAAGATGCTTCGGCTGCAAAAGGCCGTGCAATGGCAGGCCGACCATTTCGAGGAGATCCCCGTCGTCGTCGTCGCGTGCCTCAGGGGCGTCATTCCACCCTGGCCGACGGTCGCGACGAGCAGCGCTTATGGTTCCATTTTTCCCGCGGTGCAGAACCTGCTGCTGGCCGCACGTGCGGCGGGGCTGGGTGCGGCATTGATCACCGTGCCGCTGTGGAGCACGCTACTGGCGCGGCGGGCATTGGGGCTGCCATGGAATGTCACCCCGTGCGCGGTAATCCCTCTTGGCTGGCCGATCGGCAAGTACGGTCCCACGACGCGCCGGCCAGTCGGAGAAGTCGTCTCCCTCGACAGATACGGCAATCGGGCATTTCGGTAG
- a CDS encoding cellulose-binding domain-containing protein — protein sequence MAGLKNYVKRWRTALHVSMSALIVAILGLAITPVAHAAAATATLSVEHTWQTGFIARFTITNSSMVPLADWKLEFDMPVGQSVLHTWNSTVTQSGTHYVLTPANWNRVIAPGGSATGGLRGVLSGSYSPPSNCLLNGQYPCS from the coding sequence ATGGCCGGACTGAAGAATTACGTGAAGCGCTGGCGCACAGCGCTTCACGTATCCATGTCGGCACTGATAGTTGCCATCCTCGGACTCGCCATCACCCCCGTAGCTCATGCGGCTGCGGCGACGGCGACGTTGTCGGTCGAACATACATGGCAGACCGGTTTCATCGCTCGCTTCACCATCACCAACTCGAGCATGGTGCCGCTTGCCGATTGGAAGCTTGAATTCGACATGCCGGTGGGACAATCCGTCTTGCACACGTGGAACAGCACCGTCACCCAATCTGGCACGCACTATGTTCTCACCCCCGCGAACTGGAATCGCGTCATAGCGCCCGGTGGTTCAGCCACAGGTGGTCTCAGAGGCGTGCTGAGCGGTTCCTACTCGCCACCGTCGAATTGCCTGCTCAACGGGCAATATCCATGCAGCTAG
- a CDS encoding carbohydrate kinase family protein codes for MEKADRPMTRVEIAVVGVHVLDTHVLGITSIPEGSQGQLVPTIKISPAGTAGGTAVVLSRLGAAVHSFGAIGADAMGDALLAMLCREGVDVGGLVRTTAAQTSASVIPVRPNGDRPAWHCVGANAMLRLEDLNLDEVIRSSHLHLGGPEFLGGPAAGELLQYAKSNGLSTSVDILAAGDPGLLQWIADVLAHTDYLLPNDEQVLGLTGAADVLAGARCLLAAGPGCVAVTQGSKGALIVSHDETVEVPAFAIDVVDTTGCGDAFSAGFILGRTLGRDLRGAARLGCATAAHVATGIGTDAGAYDFDVVEALASGDHSATA; via the coding sequence ATGGAAAAGGCGGACCGCCCGATGACCCGAGTCGAGATCGCTGTCGTCGGTGTGCACGTCCTCGACACCCACGTCCTCGGCATCACGTCCATTCCGGAGGGCTCGCAGGGCCAGCTCGTTCCGACGATCAAGATTTCCCCCGCAGGCACAGCGGGCGGTACGGCCGTCGTTCTGAGCCGGCTCGGGGCCGCAGTCCATTCCTTTGGCGCGATCGGCGCCGACGCGATGGGCGACGCCCTGCTGGCGATGCTGTGCCGTGAAGGGGTCGATGTCGGTGGCCTGGTTCGGACCACGGCGGCCCAGACCTCGGCGTCGGTCATCCCGGTGCGCCCAAATGGTGACCGCCCGGCCTGGCATTGCGTGGGCGCCAATGCCATGCTTCGGCTCGAAGACCTCAACCTGGACGAGGTGATCCGGTCGTCGCACCTGCACCTGGGCGGTCCCGAGTTTCTCGGGGGTCCGGCGGCCGGCGAGCTGCTGCAGTATGCAAAGAGCAACGGGCTCAGCACCTCTGTGGACATTCTCGCGGCGGGGGACCCCGGGCTGCTGCAGTGGATCGCCGACGTCCTGGCGCACACTGACTATCTGTTACCCAACGACGAACAGGTGCTCGGTCTCACCGGCGCGGCTGACGTCTTAGCCGGCGCACGTTGTCTGCTTGCCGCAGGCCCCGGCTGTGTGGCGGTGACCCAGGGCAGCAAAGGCGCACTGATCGTCTCCCATGACGAAACCGTCGAAGTGCCCGCGTTTGCCATTGATGTGGTCGACACCACCGGTTGCGGTGACGCGTTCTCGGCCGGATTCATACTCGGGCGCACGCTCGGGCGCGACCTCAGAGGTGCGGCTCGCCTCGGATGCGCTACCGCAGCGCATGTCGCCACCGGAATCGGAACCGACGCCGGCGCATACGATTTCGATGTGGTCGAAGCGCTCGCGAGCGGCGATCACAGTGCCACCGCTTAA
- a CDS encoding PPE family protein yields MNFSVLPPEINSARMFSGAGSTPMLEAAAAWKTLASELDSAAESFSSMTSGLATEAWQGPASTAMLAAAAPYAGWLRTAASQAVGAGAQAQAVAGAFESALAATVHPVAVAANRSDFVSLVLSNLFGQNAPAIAAAESIYEEMWAQDVTAMVDYHAGAAAAVAQLVSPAQALQNLPNFGYGNTGQGNIGFFNDGTLNVGIANLSPHFTPTDPITTFGGVGLANTGIDNLGAYNFGQQNVGLANTGTLNLGIANTGTANSGLPLSLLQTLGIANHGTYNQGLFNTGNHNIGIALNGDHLIGIGPLHISDTALPAAAATTLPNFGYGNTGQGNIGFFNDGTLNVGIANLSPHFTPTDPITTFGGVGLANTGIDNLGAYNFGQQNVGLANTGTLNLGIANTGTANSGLPLSLLQTLGIANHGTYNQGLFNTGNHNIGIALNGDHLIGIGPLHISDTALPAAAATTLPNFGYGNTGQGNIGFFNDGTLNVGIANLSPHFTPTDPITTFGGVGLANTGIDNLGAYNFGQQNVGLANTGTLNLGIANTGTANSGLPLSLLQTLGIANHGTYNQGLFNTGNHNIGIALNGDHLIGIGPLHLNT; encoded by the coding sequence ATGAACTTCTCAGTGCTGCCACCAGAGATCAATTCCGCGCGGATGTTCTCGGGCGCCGGCTCGACGCCAATGTTGGAGGCTGCTGCCGCCTGGAAGACGTTGGCATCCGAGCTCGATTCGGCAGCAGAGTCGTTTTCCTCGATGACGTCAGGCCTGGCGACCGAGGCATGGCAGGGTCCGGCGTCCACGGCGATGCTGGCCGCTGCCGCGCCGTATGCAGGCTGGTTGAGAACAGCGGCGTCCCAAGCCGTGGGGGCCGGCGCGCAGGCCCAAGCCGTCGCGGGCGCGTTTGAGTCGGCGCTAGCAGCCACGGTCCACCCGGTGGCGGTAGCGGCCAATCGTTCTGACTTCGTGTCCCTGGTGCTGTCAAATCTGTTTGGTCAGAACGCGCCGGCAATCGCGGCGGCCGAGAGCATCTACGAGGAGATGTGGGCTCAGGACGTGACCGCGATGGTCGACTATCACGCGGGAGCGGCGGCGGCTGTTGCACAGTTGGTCTCACCCGCGCAAGCGCTACAGAATCTGCCCAACTTCGGCTACGGCAACACCGGCCAAGGCAACATCGGCTTTTTCAACGACGGCACCCTCAACGTCGGCATCGCCAACCTCAGCCCCCACTTCACCCCCACCGACCCCATCACCACCTTCGGCGGCGTCGGCCTGGCCAACACCGGCATCGACAACCTCGGCGCCTACAACTTTGGCCAACAAAACGTCGGCCTGGCCAACACCGGCACCCTCAACCTCGGCATCGCCAACACCGGCACCGCCAACAGCGGCCTACCCCTAAGCCTGCTGCAAACCCTGGGCATCGCCAACCACGGCACCTACAACCAAGGCCTGTTCAACACCGGCAACCACAACATCGGCATCGCCCTCAACGGCGACCACCTCATCGGCATCGGCCCCCTGCACATCAGCGACACCGCCCTCCCCGCCGCCGCCGCGACCACCCTGCCCAACTTCGGCTACGGCAACACCGGCCAAGGCAACATCGGCTTTTTCAACGACGGCACCCTCAACGTCGGCATCGCCAACCTCAGCCCCCACTTCACCCCCACCGACCCCATCACCACCTTCGGCGGCGTCGGCCTGGCCAACACCGGCATCGACAACCTCGGCGCCTACAACTTTGGCCAACAAAACGTCGGCCTGGCCAACACCGGCACCCTCAACCTCGGCATCGCCAACACCGGCACCGCCAACAGCGGCCTACCCCTAAGCCTGCTGCAAACCCTGGGCATCGCCAACCACGGCACCTACAACCAAGGCCTGTTCAACACCGGCAACCACAACATCGGCATCGCCCTCAACGGCGACCACCTCATCGGCATCGGCCCCCTGCACATCAGCGACACCGCCCTCCCCGCCGCCGCCGCGACCACCCTGCCCAACTTCGGCTACGGCAACACCGGCCAAGGCAACATCGGCTTTTTCAACGACGGCACCCTCAACGTCGGCATCGCCAACCTCAGCCCCCACTTCACCCCCACCGACCCCATCACCACCTTCGGCGGCGTCGGCCTGGCCAACACCGGCATCGACAACCTCGGCGCCTACAACTTTGGCCAACAAAACGTCGGCCTGGCCAACACCGGCACCCTCAACCTCGGCATCGCCAACACCGGCACCGCCAACAGCGGCCTACCCCTAAGCCTGCTGCAAACCCTGGGCATCGCCAACCACGGCACCTACAACCAAGGCCTGTTCAACACCGGCAACCACAACATCGGCATCGCCCTCAACGGCGACCACCTCATCGGCATCGGCCCCCTGCACCTCAACACGTAG
- a CDS encoding nuclear transport factor 2 family protein, with amino-acid sequence MPSDPVDFCRRWAAAWNARDLDAVLAFFHEDITFTSPFAAEWLPESGGVIRGKHLLREYWSIGLARLPDLRFEVEAVYVGVETIVVNYRNQRGRLANEVLIFRGDLVLEGHATYVYPESQRPQRR; translated from the coding sequence ATGCCATCTGATCCAGTCGATTTTTGCCGACGGTGGGCTGCCGCGTGGAATGCCCGGGATCTCGATGCCGTTCTTGCGTTCTTCCACGAAGACATCACGTTCACCTCGCCATTCGCCGCGGAGTGGCTGCCCGAAAGCGGCGGTGTCATCCGCGGCAAGCACCTGTTGCGCGAATACTGGTCCATAGGGCTTGCGCGTCTGCCCGACCTGCGTTTCGAGGTGGAAGCCGTTTATGTAGGAGTCGAGACGATCGTCGTCAACTACCGAAACCAGCGCGGCCGGCTCGCCAACGAAGTGTTGATTTTCCGCGGGGACCTTGTCCTAGAAGGCCATGCGACCTACGTGTATCCGGAAAGCCAACGGCCACAGCGACGTTAG
- a CDS encoding ribbon-helix-helix protein, CopG family yields the protein MPKEKISVTVDAAVLADADADAKAAGLNRSEMIERALRNEHLRRALHTYTTRTAPALNIDSYAEQVYGANRAAGL from the coding sequence ATGCCCAAAGAGAAGATCTCCGTCACTGTCGACGCGGCCGTGCTGGCGGACGCTGACGCTGACGCCAAGGCTGCCGGACTGAATCGATCAGAGATGATCGAGCGGGCGCTGCGCAACGAACATCTGCGTCGCGCACTGCACACATACACAACCCGTACAGCGCCGGCGTTGAATATCGACTCCTACGCCGAGCAGGTATATGGGGCAAACCGGGCTGCGGGCTTGTGA